CGAAGCATCAGCAGGCAATAAATCGCCTCTTGCGCACCGGTGGCCCCCTGACTGTGGCCGGTCATGGATTTGGTCGAGCTAACGGGCGGCGTCTGGCCTTCGCCGAATACCCGGCGCACGGCCTCGATTTCGCCAACATCGCCGACCGGGGTCGAGGTGCCGTGCGCATTGATGTAGCCGACTTTGCGGTCATGCAGGGTTTGCAGGGCAAGCCGCATCGCCCGCTCGCCGCCTTCGCCGCTTGGCGCCACCATATCGTGGCCGTCGGACGTGGCCGCGTAGCCTGTCACTTCGGCGTAGATCTTGGCGCCGCGCGCCTTGGCGTGCTCCAACTCTTCCAGAACCAGAATGCCACCGCCGCCACCGATCACAAAACCGTCGCGGCCCGCGTCGAACGCGCGCGACGCCTTTTCCGGGGTGTCGTTGTATTTGGACGACATTGCACCCATCGCGTCGAACAGGCAGGACAATGTCCAGTCCAGTTCCTCGCCACCACCGGCGAACATCACGTCCTGCTTGCCCATCATGATCTGTTCCGCCGCGTTGCCGATGCAATGCAGCGAGGTCGAGCAAGCCGAAGTGATGGAGTAGTTGATGCCCTTGATCTTGTAGGCCGTGCTAAGGTTGGCCGAGATCGTTGACGACATGCACTTGGGCACGGCGAATGGTCCGATCCGTTTTGGGGCGCCGGAATTCAGCACCACCTGATGCGCCATCAGCATGGCGCTGGTCGATGGTCCGCCGGACCCGGCCACAAGACCGGTACGCGGGTTCACGATGTCGGACTCTTCCAATCCCGCGTCTGCAATCGCCTGCGCCATCGCAATATGGGCATAGGCCGCCCCTGGCCCCATAAAGCGCAATGTGCGCTTTTCGACATGTTCGCTTACATCCAGCTTGATATCGCCGGCGATCTGACTGCGAAACCCGCGTTCAGCCATATCCGCATTTGCGGTGATACCGGATGTCCCGGCCTTCAACGAGGCTAAAACCTCGGAGGCGTTGTTCCCGATGCTTGAGACGATACCCAAGCCTGTGACGACGACACGGCGCATGCGCGCACTCCCCTGCAATTAGTGTTGACTGTGTATGGCATCGCGGGGGAGAGACGCAAGGTTGGCGGGATGCCGATGTCCGCGTTTTCGGCGCGGACAGTCAGGACGCGCCGGTTTGGGACCACATTGCGAGTACGGTCTTTTGCACGAAACCAGATTGATGGGGGTCTATCTGATCTTCTCGGGCGCACTACGCACAGACATCGAAACTACGCGCCCCAAAGAGGTACGGGACGGTGAAATCTGACGGCGTGGATCGGGTCGTTCAGCTTTCCGACAGCGCGACCTTCATGTCTTTGACCTGATAGATTACCTCGCCGTCCGCCTCGACGATACCGTCGGCGACGCCCATGGTCAGGCGGCGGGTCTGGATCGCCTTGGTAAAGTCGATCTTGTAAGTCAGCATTTTGCGGTCTGGCCGGACCATGCCTGTCAGCTTGACCTCGCCCACGCCCAGCGCATAGCCGCGCCCCAGCCAGCCGCGCCAGCCAAGATTAAAGCCGGTCAGCTGCCAAAGGCCATCCAGCCCCAGACAGCCCGGCATGATCGGGTTGCCAGGAAAGTGGCAGTCAAAAAACCAGAGGTCGGGCGTGATGTCGAATTCAGCCAAAACATGGCCCTTGCCGTGCAGGCCGCCGTCGCCAGAAATATCGGTGATGCGATCCATCATCAGCATCGGCGGCGCGGGCAGCTGCGCATTTCCGGGGCCAAACAGCT
This sequence is a window from Puniceibacterium sp. IMCC21224. Protein-coding genes within it:
- a CDS encoding beta-ketoacyl synthase N-terminal-like domain-containing protein; this translates as MRRVVVTGLGIVSSIGNNASEVLASLKAGTSGITANADMAERGFRSQIAGDIKLDVSEHVEKRTLRFMGPGAAYAHIAMAQAIADAGLEESDIVNPRTGLVAGSGGPSTSAMLMAHQVVLNSGAPKRIGPFAVPKCMSSTISANLSTAYKIKGINYSITSACSTSLHCIGNAAEQIMMGKQDVMFAGGGEELDWTLSCLFDAMGAMSSKYNDTPEKASRAFDAGRDGFVIGGGGGILVLEELEHAKARGAKIYAEVTGYAATSDGHDMVAPSGEGGERAMRLALQTLHDRKVGYINAHGTSTPVGDVGEIEAVRRVFGEGQTPPVSSTKSMTGHSQGATGAQEAIYCLLMLR
- the fabA gene encoding bifunctional 3-hydroxydecanoyl-ACP dehydratase/trans-2-decenoyl-ACP isomerase, encoding MADYPSQFDKDDLLKCARGELFGPGNAQLPAPPMLMMDRITDISGDGGLHGKGHVLAEFDITPDLWFFDCHFPGNPIMPGCLGLDGLWQLTGFNLGWRGWLGRGYALGVGEVKLTGMVRPDRKMLTYKIDFTKAIQTRRLTMGVADGIVEADGEVIYQVKDMKVALSES